The genome window AGTTGTTTATATGAGACATACCCTCCTCTGCCCCGCCGCCCTTGCCGGCAGCGGCGCGCGCCGCCCCTATCGCCAGGCGGGCCATGATCTCGCTGGTTCCCTGGTGAAAGCGTACCCGCGCCCCGTACTTCAGCGGCCGGGCGCCGTCGAGCAGCGTCAGCCTCCCGTCGAATCGCCGCGACGCACAGAGGCCCCCCTCGGTGGTGAGCGTGTCGCCACGCTGCAGCTCATCGACGCCGACGGCGGCCAGATTGACGGCCACCCGCTGCCCGGCGCGCGAGGCGGGCCTGGGCTCGCCGTGCACCTGCAGGCCGCGCACCTTCACCCGCCGGCCGGCGGGCATCAACGTGAGCTCGCCCTCGCCCTCGATGACGCCGGACGCCTGGGTGCCGGTGACCACCGTCCCGAACCCCTTGACGCTGAACGTACGGTCCACCGGCAGCCGGGGGATGCCGCTGTCCGCCCGCCCGGAGGCGCCGTCCGAGAGCGCGGCGAGCTCGCGCCGCACGTCGTCGAGCCCGGCCCCGGTGCGCGCCGACACCGGTACCAGTGCGGCGCCGTCGAGGAACGAGCCCGCTATCAGCTCCCGGGTCTCCAGGCGCACGAGCTCCAGCGTCTCCTCGTCCACGAGATCCGCCTTGGTCAGCGCCACCAGACCGCCACCCACTCCCAGCAGGCGGCAAATGTCGAAGTGTTCGCGGGTCTGGGGCATGACCGACTCGTCGGCCGCGATGACGAGCAGCACGCAATCCATGCCGCTCGCGCCCGCCAGCATGTTGCGGACGAACCGCTCGTGCCCCGGCACGTCGACGAACGCGAGCTGCGTGTCGCCGTGCCGGTACGGCGCGAAGCCGAGGTCGATGGTGATCCCTCGGGCCTTCTCTTCCTGCAGCCGGTCCGGATCGATCCCCGTCAGCGCCTCGACGAGAGTGCTCTTGCCGTGGTCGATGTGGCCGGCCGTGCCGACCACGAGGTGCTTCACGGATCCGATCATCGCACGGTCACGCCCGACGCGGCGGGCGTCGGCGGGTCATCGACGCTGTTTCCGCCCGGCGCCGCGCCGCCGCCGATCGCTCCGCGCGGGTCGGCGCGAGCGCGCAGCGCTCCCCGGGCCCGACGGCCGCACCGCGTTCAGCACGTCGGTCAGGGCCAGGTCGAGCTGGCGGTGCGCGGTATCCACGCGCACGAGCCGCACCCGCACGCGGTCTCCGAGCCGGTAGACCTTGCCGGTGTTCTCGCCCTGCCAGAGGTGGTGGCGCTCGACGTAGCGGTAATAGTCGTCGGCCATGCTCGACACGTGAACCAGCCCTTCGACGAACTGCTCCACAAGCTCGACGAAGAGGCCGAACGCCGTGACGCCGACCACGTAGCCGGTGAACTCGCCGCCCACCTTGTCGGCCATGAACCGGACCATCTGCCAGTGGACGAGCTCGCGCTCCGCGTCCTCGGCCCGGCGCTCCAGCTCGGACGTCCGCCGTGCGATTTCCGGCAGAGCCTCCGACCACCGGCGCATCCGTTCCACCGCTTGCGCGGGCCGGCGGCTCGCCCGCAGCGCCCGATGCACGATCAGGTCCGGATACCGTCGAATCGGCGACGTGAAGTGCGTGTAGGATGCCGCCGCCAGCCCGAAGTGGCCGTGGTTTTCCGGCTCGTACCGCGCGAGGCGCATCGTTCGCAGCATGAGGCGGGCGACGGGTCGTTCTTCCGGTTTCCCGCGCAGCCGTTCGATGAGCCTCTGGAAGTGCGTCGGCGCGATTGCATCGGGCGGCGCCGCGAGACTGTAGCCGAGAGAGGTTGCGAACTCCTCGAACGCCTCCACCTTGGCCGGGTCGGGGCGCTCGTGCACGCGAAACAGTGCCGGCATCTCCTGCCGGACGAGGTGTTCCGCCACCGTCTCGTTCGCGATGAGCATGAACTCCTCGATGATCCGGTGGGCCGTGGTGCGCTCATCGGCGACGATCGCCGCGACACGGCCGGCGTCGTCGCGTCGAAAACGGGCGACCGGCACGTCGAAGTCGATGGCTCCGCGCCGCCGCCGGCGCTCCGTGAGAATCGCGGCCAGCGCCCCCAGCGAGACGAGGAAGGGCGCGATGTCCGCGTACTTCCGCCCCGCCGGTGACGCGGGATCGCGCAGGAGCGCGTCGACGTCGGTGTAGGTCATGCGGGCGTTGCTGTGAATGATGCCGTCGTGGATTTCGTACCCCACCACCTCGCCGGCGCGGTCGATCTCCATGACGCACGACTGCACCAGACGATCGACCCGCGGCTTCAGGCTGCACAGCCCCGTGGCCAGCTCGGGAGGAAACATGTGCACCGCGCGATCCGGAAAGTAGACGGACGTGCCCCGCTCGGCGGCGCTTCGGTCGAGGGCGCTGCCGTCGGCCACGTAGTGCGACACGTCCGCGATGTGCACCCCAAGACGCGCGTTGCCGCCGGCGAGCGGCTCGAGGGTGATGGCGTCGTCGAAGTCGCGGGCCGTTTCGCCGTCGATCGTGACCGTGGTGAGACGGCGGAAGTCGGTCCGTCCCTTGCGGTCGCGGGACCGCAGCGTCTCCCCCAGCCCCTGCGCCTCGGCAACGGCATCGGGGTCATGAGCCTCCGGAATTCCGTGCGCGCGCAGTACCACCCGAACGTCCACTCCGGGCGTATCCAATGTTCCGAGCACTTCGATCACCCGGCCCAGCGGACCCCGCGTCGCGGTCGGAAAACGTGTCAGCTCCGCTACGACCAGATCGCCGATCTGCGCGCCGGCCTGCTCGTCGCGCGGCACCTGCACGTCCATCGGCAGGCGCCGGTCGAGCGGTACGACGTAGCCGATGCCGGCGCCGTCCGCCTCGTACCGGCCGACGAGCTGCGCGGCCGCCCGCTCCACGATTCGCAGGATCCGGCCCTCGGCCCGACCGGGATCGCTACGCCGCTCCACCCGGACCACGACCCGATCGCCATGCATCGCCTGGTTCAGATTGGTCCCCGCGATGTACACGTCGCTGGCGATCCCATCCACCGGATGATCCGGGGCCACGAATCCGAAGCCGCGCGGGTGCACGTGCACGCGGCCGGTAACCAGGTGCATCCGGTCGGGCAGCCCGTAGCGATGACCGCGAATGCGAATCAGATCGCCCCGCTCGACGAGAGCCCGGAGTCGGCGGCGAAGCGTCGCGCGCTGATTGGCGCGCCATCCGAGCCGTTCCATCAGCTCGCGCACCGTGGCGGGATGGTCCACCTCCCGGCGCAACGTATCGAGGAGCTCGTCCGCGGTGACCATCGTGGCGCCGGCCGTCACCCGATCAATGCGACCTGCAGGTCGCCGACGTTGGTGTCGGTCGGCCCTGTGTAGATCAGGTCGCCTAACGCCTCGAAAAAGGTGTAGGAATCGTTCGCGGCCAGGTAGTGCTCGGGCCGGTGCAGCCCGCGCTCGGCCGCTCGGCCCGGCGTCGACGTATCGACCAGGGCGCCGGCCGCGTCGGTCGGACCGTCTATGCCGTCCGTACCGACGCTGGCGACCACCGCGTCCGGAAACCGCCGCGCCAGGTGGAAGGCGGCGGCGAGGGCGAACTCCTGGTTGCGCCCGCCCCGTCCCGGGCCCTTGACCTGCACCGTGGTCTCCCCGGCGGACACGATGCACAGCGGCCGCGGCTGCTCGTGCGCGAGGCGTGCAATGCTCCTCACGTAGCCCTCGGCCGCTCTGCGCGCCTCCCCGGTCACCGGCTCGTCGATGACCGTCACGGAGAAGCCCAGCTCACGGGCCCTGCGCACCGCCCCCTCGACCGCATCGCGCCGGCTGCCGATCAAGTGGTAACGGGCGCCGGCGAACCGGGCATCCCCCGGTTTGGGGCTCTCCTCGAGTTCACCGCGGACGCCCCGTTCGAGCGCCTCCAGCGCACCCCGCGGCAGCGTGCCCGCTCCGCCCGCTGCCCGGCAGATCGACAGCGCCTCCGCGAACGTCGTCGAGTCGGGTGTCGTCGGTCCCGAGCCGATGACCGCGGGATCGTCCGGTTGCGGGTCGACGACGTCGGAGATCGCCAGGGTCACGACCCGGCCTCCGGCCGCCACCGCAAGCCGGCCGCCCTTGATCGCGGACAGGTGCTTGCGCACACAGTTGAGCCCGTCTATCGCGACGCCTGCCCGCAGCAGGACGTCGGTCACCGCCGACTTGTCCTCCAGGGTCAGACCGGCGATCGGCACGGCGAGCCCGGCCGAGGCCCCGCCCGACAGCAGCAGCACCAGGACCTCGTCCGGCCCCAGGCCGCCGGCCAGCGCCAGGGCGCGGCGCCCGGCCCCGACGCTTCCCGCGGTGGGCACGGGATGTCCGACGTCGAACCACTCGAGGTTGCCGGCCGCACCGCCGGCTTGCGGAGACGCGACGAGCCCCCGCTCGCCCGCCCGCGGCACCACGGAGACGAACGCCGACGCCATCTCCGACGCGGCCTTGCCGGCTGCCACGACCAACGGGATCCGGTCGCCGATCGCCTCGTCCACTGCGCCTGCGCTCAGCGCTCTTGCAACGAGCATCGACGCCCCGGCCGCCGCGATACCCTCGCGTACGATGTCCGGAGCGTGGCGCCGCAGGCTTGCGAGAGTCAGAAGAAGGCTCGAGGTCAGTGGGTCGGTTGCCGGCCCGAGGAAGCCGACAGGCGGGTCACGCCGTCGATCTGCCGCAGCAGGCGGCTGACGACCTCGTCACCGTGCTCGCGGGCACACAAGCGATCCACGTTCGCCATCAGCTTGCGAAGGGCCGCGTCCACGTCGGTCATCGTCTTCTGCGAGTAGTACTCGCGCTGCTGGTCCAGGCACTGCCAATGCTTGCGCAACTCTTCCCGGTAGAAATCGGATCGAGCGGAGGGTGCACGAACCAAGCAGCCACTGTCGGGATGCGGCGAGCGGGGAGGCTCGCTGTTGGTCACCGGCATGGATTCGTATTCAGAAAGTCTAGCGACCGGGGCTTCGCTCTGTCAAACCGCCGTCACGAGGCGCCCCGTCGTGCGTCCGTTCACTCTTCGCCGGTTCCGAGCGCCTCCTCGAGCAGCCGGTTGACCACCCGCGGGTTGGCCTGGCCCCGCGTGGCACGCATGACCTGTCCGACCAGAAAGCCCAGGGCGCCCTTCTTCCCGGCCCGGTACTTGCCGACGGCGGCCGGATGCTCGGAAAGGGCCCTCCGTACCGCCGCCTCGAGCTCTCCCACGTCACCGATCTGCGACAGTCCCTCCGCCTCGACGATGGCCTCCGGCGGCCGCCCGGTGGCGGCCATCTTCTCGAACACGTCGCGCGCAACCGAATTGCTGATCGTCCCGCCGTCGACCAGGCGAATCAGCGCCCCGAGCGCCGCCGGGGTGACATTCGTCGCGGCAATCCCCACCCCGAGAGTCTTCATCCGCTGCGCCACCGCTCCCATGATCCAGTTCGCCGCGGCCTTTGCGTTCCCGGCCGCGGCGGCCGCCGCCTCGAAGAACGACGACAGGTCCGGGTCGTCGGCCAGCAGCGCGGCGTGGCTTTCCGGGAGTCCATGGTCGGCCATCAACCGCTGCTTGCGGGCCTCGGGCAGCTCCGGCAATTCCTCCCGCACGCTCGCGACCCAGTCGGGATCGAGCACGAGGGGGGGCAGGTCCGGATCCGGAAAATACCGGTAGTCGTGGGCTTCCTCCTTGCTGCGCATGGACACCGTGCGGCCGCGGGCGACGTCCCAGAGACGGGTCTCCTGCACGACGGTCCCGCCGCTCTCGAGCAGCGCCGACTGGCGGCGGACCTCGTAGTCGAGGGCCCGCTCCAGGAACCGGAACGAGTTGAGGTTCTTGATCTCCACCTTCACGCCGAGCGCTTCGGCGCCCCGCGGACGCACCGAGACGTTGGCGTCGCAGCGCAGGCTGCCCTCCTCCATGTTCCCGTCGTTCACCCCGGCGGCGAGCAGGATCCCGCGCAGCCGCTGAAAGAAGCGGGCCGCCTCGGACGGCGCCCGCAAATCGGGCTCCGTCACGATCTCGACGAGGGGCACGCCGCTGCGGTTGAAGTCCAGGTAGGTCTTCGCGCCGGAGTCGGGCAACCCGTCATGAATCGACTTGCCGGCGTCCTCCTCCATGTGCACCCGCATGATGCGCACCCGCCGAGCCGCTCCGTCGTCCAGGTACTCCACGTGCCCGTCCGTGGCGAGCGGCTCCTCGTACTGCGAGATCTGATAGCCCTTCGGAAGATCGGGATAGAAGTAGTTCTTGCGCGCAAAGACGGAGGCGCGGTGGACGGTGCAGTCGAGCGCCGCCGCGGTCCGCACCGCGTGCTCCACGGCGCGCTGGTTGAGGACCGGCAGGGCGCCGGGCAGGCCGAGGCAGACCGGACAGACCTGACTGTTCGGCGGGGCGCCGAACGCGGTGCTGCAACCGCAGAAGATCTTGGTCTCGGTCAGGAGCTGGGCGTGGACTTCAAGCCCGATGACCGGTTCGAACAACATGTCCCGCGAACAGGCAGGCCTCAGACGCTCGGGCCGGCGCGCCGCACGTCCTCGTCGGCCTCCGCCTCGAACGCCTTGAAGTTCTCGGCGAACATTCCTGCAAGCCGTCCTGCCTGCGCGTCGTAGGCGGCGCCGTCGCTCCAACTCGCGCGCGGGTGCAGACTGTCCGCGGGCACGTTCGGAACCGCTGTCGGAACCTCCACGTTGAAGATCGGATCGGGAGCGTAGGGGACATCGTCGAGCGCGCCCGAGAGCGCCGCCCCGATCATGGCGCGGGTGTGCCCGATCTTCATGCGGCTGCCGACGCCGTACGCGCCGCCGCTCCAGCCCGTGTTCACCAGCCAGACCCTGGCGCCGCGGGCCGCGATCCGGCGCCCCAGCAGCTTCGCGTAGACCGTCGGATGATGCACCATGAACGGCGCGCCGAAGCAGGTGCTGAAGGTCGCCTTGGGCTCCGTGACGCCCTTCTCCGTTCCCGCCACCTTGGCCGTATAGCCGGACAGGAAGTGGTACATCGCTCCCGCCGGGGTCAGCCGTGAGATCGGCGGCAATACGCCGAACGCATCGCAGGTCAGCATGACCACGTTGGCCGGGTGGTCGCCCTGCCCCGAGGGCACCCAGTTGTCTATGAAAGAGATCGGATAGGCTCCGCGGGTGTTCTCGGTGAGCGTGTCGTCGTCGAGGTCCATCGCGCGGGTCGCCGGATCGAGCACGACGTTCTCGAGGACGGTCCCGAAACGGCGCGTGGTGCCGTAGATCTGCGGCTCGGCCTCTTCCGACAACCGGATCATCTTCGCGTAGCAGCCGCCCTCGAAGTTGAATATGCCGCGGTCGCTCCAGCCGTGCTCGTCGTCCCCGATGAGGCGGCGCGCCGGATCGCTCGAGAGCGTCGTCTTGCCCGTCCCCGACAGGCCGAAGAACAGCGCGGTGTCGCCGGACGCGCCGATGTTCGCCGAACAGTGCATCGGCATCACGTCGCGCAACGGCAGCAGGTAGTTCATGACGGTGAAGATCGACTTCTTGATCTCGCCCGCGTAGCTGGTGCCCCCGATCAGAACGAGCCGCCGCGCGAAGTTGAGCAGGATGAACGTACCCGAATTGGTCCCGTGGCGTGCCGGGTCGGCCGCCATCGACGGGATGTCGATCACGGTGAACTCCGGGGCGTGGCCGCCGCCCGGCGTGCCTGCCGGCTGCTCCAGGAACATCGTGCGCGCAAAGAGGCTGTGCCACGCCCGCTCGGTGATGATCCGCACCGGAAGCCGATACGCCGGATCGGCGCCGGCGAAGCAGTCCTGGACGTACAGGACCTTGTCGTCGAGGGCGCTCACCACCTCGTCGTGCAGCGCATCGAACCGGACCGCGTCGATCGGACGGTTCACCTTCCCCCACCAGACGTCCGCGGTGGTGGACGGTTCATCGACGAGGAACTTGTCGTTCGGCGATCGCCCCGTGTGCGGGGTCGTCAGGCAGACGAGCGGGCCGGACTCGGCGATCGAGCCCTCTCCCTGGCGCACCGCCTCCTCGTACAGGGCCGCAGTACCGAGATTCCAGTGCAGATGGCGTGGCCGTGCGATGTCGAGGATCGAGGAAGGTTTCACTTGCGGCGGTGCCTCCGGCATAGGTGAGCAAACCTTAGTCGCGCGGCGTTCCCGAAGTCAAACCGGCCGGGGTATCATATGCAGTGGCCGTTTTCGCGTAAACGTTCGGCCGCCGCTACTCGTCACCATCGGGTACAGAGCCCAGCTTGCAGGTGATGGCCGTCACACACGTCGCACCAGCCGTTCGAGAGGAACGCGCCGCCGTCGATTCGCAGATCGCCGAGGCCGTGTGCGCGCTTCTCATCCGCGGAGACCGCCTCGCCGCGGGCGAACGCTTCGCGGAGATAGTCGAGCGCCATCAGCGCCGGGCGACGCGCATCGCCTACTACTACCTGCGCGATCCGGCAGAGGTCGACGAAGCCGTCCAGGATGCGTTTCTGAAGGCTTTCGTCAACATCCGTTCCTTCCGGGAGCGGCTGTACTTCGAGCTCTGGTTCACCCGGATCCTCGTCAACGGCTGCCTCGACCGATTGAAGTCGCGCGCGCGCCGCAACCGCTGGATCGTATCGGCCGGAGAGAACGACGCCGGCCGCGAGTGGAGAGACGACCTCGATCGGCGTGCGGCGCTCGAGCCATCGCCCGAAGCGACCCTTCTGCAGGCGGAACGCCGGGCGGAACTGATGGCGGCGGTCGATCGTTTGCCCGACCGGCAACGCGCCGTGGTCGTGCTCAGCCAGTTCGAGGGGCACGCCACGCGCGACGTGGCCGCCATGCTCGATCTGACGGAAGCCACCGTCCGCGTGCATCTCTTCCGCGCGATTCGCTCGCTGCGGCGCATTCTCGGTACCGAGCACTGGTTCCAGGAAAAGCAGGCCGAAGAGGCGGGACACGCATGAGCACGCGGGTTCTTCGAGACAGGATCGGAGCGCTGCTCCGGTCGGCGCGCCGCGGCAGCCGGTCGCCGCACCTGACCGACCGCGAGCTGGCACGGGCGCTTGTGAAGGCCGACGGCGCGCACCCGGCCGCGGCGGGCGATTCGCATCTGGCCGAGTGCATGCAGTGCGCGGCCCGCGTCAGCGCCCTGCAGTCGGACCTCGACCGCCTCACGACGGCGGCGGAATCCGCTTTCGACGACGCCCACCCCCCGTGGCGGCTCGTCCGGCAACGCCGCCGAATCATGCACAGGATTCAGCGCGCGGCCGGCGGGCGGAGCTCGGCGCGCATCCTGAGATTTCCAACGTCCCCTTCGCTTTCCGTCGCCGACGCGCACCCGAGCCGGCGGTGGCTCTCGCTGGCGGCCGCGGCAGGCCTGCTCCTCACCGTCGGCATCGGCCAGGTAATCGACGGTCGACGCCAGCAGCCGCCTCCGAACCCGGGAGCGGCCGACGCGCTGTCGCAGCCGATCATCGGGCCGGCGGCCGGGCCGCCGCAGGCGGTCGCGGACGAGCAGTTCATGCGCGAGCTCGAAGAGGCTCTCAACTCCTCCCGCGTCAGTCCTCTCGTCGCCCTCGACGAGATGACGCCGCGGGTGCGCGCCGCAGCGATCGACATCCGGTAGATGGCTGCGACAATCTTCAGGAAGGGCCTCGACCTCAAGCACGCCGTCGCCGGCGAGTTGGCGCGCGACTACCACAGCCGGATCCTCGATCGGATTCGCGAATCCGATTTCGTCTGGCGGAGCGGACGCCTCACCCTGCACCTCGCCCGCGAGTTCGGCTTCTGCTACGGCGTCGACCGCGCCGTGGACTACGCGTATCAGACCCGCCGGAAATTTCCGGACCGGACGGTATTCCTGACCGGCGAGATTATCCACAACCCGCACGTCAATGATCGGCTGCGCAACGCCGGGATCCGGTTCCTCAGCGATCCCGGCGAGCGAATCGAGCAGGTCACCGCGGACGACATCGTGATCCTGCCGGCGTTCGGGGTCACGATCGCGGCCCTGGAGCAGCTCGTCGGCTGCGGCTGCACCCTCGTCGACACCACCTGCGGGTCGGTCCTCAACGTCTGGAAGAACGTCCGGCGGTACGCGCGCGACGGCTTCACCGCGATAATTCACGGCAAGGTCCAGCATGAGGAGACGCAGGCCACGGCATCCCAGGTCCGGGTCGCCTCTGACGGCCGCTACGTCATCGTCCTCGATTGCGAGGAGGCGGGTGTCCTCTGCGAGTTCATCCGCGGGCGGATCGACGCCGCGGCGTTTCTCGACCGGCTCGGACCCGGCTGCTCCCCCGGTTTCGATCCGGCCCGAGACCTCGTGCGGGTGGGGCTCGCCAACCAGACGACGATGCTGATGTCGGAGTCCGTCGAGGTCGGGGATCTGGTGCGCGGCGCGATGCTCGACCGTTACGGCGAAGCCGCGCTCCCCCGCCACTACCGCGCGTTCGACACGATCTGCAGCGCCACGCAGGATCGGCAGGACGCCGTGGTCGGCCTCCTCGACGAGCAACGCTTCGACCTGGCGATCGTGATTGGCGGCTACAACAGCAGCAACACGCGAAACCTGGCGCGGATCTGCGCGGAACGGATCGCGACGTATCACATCTCGGACCCGTCCTGTCTGGAACCGGCGCTCGTCCGGCACCTTCCGCCCGGAGGGCGGCCGGGAGCCGAGATCGCGACGCGCGACTGGCTGCCGGGCGGTGCGCCGCTGACCGTCGCGCTGACGGCCGGCGCCTCCACGCCGGACAACATCGTCGGCGAGGTCGTCGAGCGGCTGTCCGATCTGGCAGGCGGCGAGCTCTCGACTTCGTAAACGCGGGGCGGCGCGTGACCGTCTTGCTGTTCAGGGAATCGGACGCGGCTGGGGTATCCTGACGGGCCACGCAGACCAGGACGCAACTGGCGGGGAATCGGCGATGAGCAAGACGCGCGGATGCATGACGGTCGTCCTCCTCACGGCGATCCTCTCTCTCGCGGTCGCCGCCGAGGCGACACAGCGCTTCAAGTGGTGGCAATCCGACGAGGTCGTCTCCGAGATAGGGCTGACCGAAGAGCAGGGAGCCGACATCGAGGCGATCTTCCAGGCCCTGAGGCCGAGACTGCGGGATCTGGCCCGGCTCCTGCATCGGGAGGAGGACGAGCTGACCGCGATCATGCACGCCATGCAGGCGGAGGAGTGGGAGGTCGCCCTGCAGATCGACAAGGTCGAGGCGGCCCGCAGCGCGCTCAGCAAGACCCGTACGCTGATGCTGTACCGGATGCACCGTACGCTGACCGCGGACCAGTCGGAAGCCCTGCACGCCATGTGGGAACGGCGCCGCTCCCATGGAGACTCGTCGTCCCGCAATCCCGACTAGCGGGCCCGCCGCATCGAACCGTCCGCGCACCCCGCCCGTCTATAACGGTCGCCGGGGAAGATTCCCGCGTCGGCGCGGGTCCAAGTACCCCGAGTCTGGAGGAACGCCTTGATGACCCTCGCCCGTGTTCTACCCGTCGTCCCGTTGCTCGCCGCCGGCTGGCTCCTGATCGCACCCTGCGCAGGGCACGCCCAGACTCTTCGAACCGGTGTCGGCGGCGTCGTGTCCCAGGCCGCGCTCCAGGCGAGCCGGACCACACCGGCGGCGCGGCGCTTCGACCTGACGCTGGACGACGCGGTCCAGCGCGCCCTCGAGCGCAACCTCGACATCGCCGTGCAGCGCATCGACCCGCTGGTGCAGGACATGGCCGTCGCGACCGCCAACTCCGCGTACCTGCCCCTTGCGTCGTCCGGCTTCGGACTGAACCAGCGAACCAGCCCCAACCGGACGCTGTTCGACGGCGGCGGTCTCCGCGGCACGAACATCGTCAACGAGCAGGGCAACTACAACCTCGGGATGAACCAGCGGATGAAGTGGGGCGGCGGCCAGTACGACGTCACCTGGAACAGCAACCGCGTGGAGTCGAACAACATCTTCACCACCTTCAACCCGAGCTTCGGCGCCAACATGACCCTGGGGTACACGCAGCCGCTGCTGCGCGGCTTCCGCACCGACCCGCAGCGCACGCAGCTCCTCGTCTCGCGCATCAACCGCGACATCTCCGACATCGGCCTGGAGCAGACCGTCATCAACACGCTCGCCAACGTCCGCCTGGCCTACTGGGAGCTGGTCTACGCGCGCGCCGCGGTCGCCGTGCAGCAACAGGCGCTGGAGCTGGCCGAGCAGCTCGTGCGCGACAACCGGGCGCGCGTGGAAATCGGCACCCTGGCCCCGATAGACGTCGTGCAGGCGCAGTCGGAAGCCGCTGCGCGGCGGCAGTTGCTGGCGCAGGCGGTCCGCACCCTGCGGGCCAACGAGCTGACGTTGAAGCAGCTCATCGTGGGCGGCACCGCGGACGAGTTGTGGGACGCGGAGATCAACCCGACCGACCAGCCGCGGATCGAGGCTACGCCGATCGATCTGGAGACAGCGATTCGCGGCGCACTGGACCGGCGCACCGACATCTCGCGGGTGCGACGCGAGCTCGACATCAACGACGCCCAGGTCGACAACTTTCGCAACAGCACCCTTCCCCAGCTCGATCTCGTCGGCACCTACCAGTTGACCGGCCAGGGCGGATCGCGGCTGGTGCCCGCCGGAAGCTCCTTCGAAGCAATCTTCGGCGGCGCGGGCGGCGTCATCCCGGGCGGCTACGGAGATGCCATCAACGACATCGTCGACGCGGACTACCCGTTCTGGAGCGTCGAGCTGCGGATGAGCTATCCCCTCGGCCAGAGCGCGGACAGGGCGGCCTATGAACGGGCGCGGCTGCAGCAACAGCAGGCCCAGGCCCAGATCCGCCAGATCGAGCTGCAGGTCGCCGTGGAAGTCACGAACGCCGCGCTGCAGATCGACGCGATCCAGCAGCAGATCGAGGCGGCGACGGCCTCGCGCGAGCTGGCCGAAGAACAGCTCCGGGCCGAGGAGAGCAAGTTCGAGGTGGGACTGTCCACCAACTTCTTCGTCGTGCAGGCCCAGCGCGATCTGGCGACCGCGCAGGATACGGAGCTGCGCGCGA of Acidobacteriota bacterium contains these proteins:
- the selB gene encoding selenocysteine-specific translation elongation factor, producing the protein MKHLVVGTAGHIDHGKSTLVEALTGIDPDRLQEEKARGITIDLGFAPYRHGDTQLAFVDVPGHERFVRNMLAGASGMDCVLLVIAADESVMPQTREHFDICRLLGVGGGLVALTKADLVDEETLELVRLETRELIAGSFLDGAALVPVSARTGAGLDDVRRELAALSDGASGRADSGIPRLPVDRTFSVKGFGTVVTGTQASGVIEGEGELTLMPAGRRVKVRGLQVHGEPRPASRAGQRVAVNLAAVGVDELQRGDTLTTEGGLCASRRFDGRLTLLDGARPLKYGARVRFHQGTSEIMARLAIGAARAAAGKGGGAEEGMSHINN
- the rnr gene encoding ribonuclease R, whose protein sequence is MTAGATMVTADELLDTLRREVDHPATVRELMERLGWRANQRATLRRRLRALVERGDLIRIRGHRYGLPDRMHLVTGRVHVHPRGFGFVAPDHPVDGIASDVYIAGTNLNQAMHGDRVVVRVERRSDPGRAEGRILRIVERAAAQLVGRYEADGAGIGYVVPLDRRLPMDVQVPRDEQAGAQIGDLVVAELTRFPTATRGPLGRVIEVLGTLDTPGVDVRVVLRAHGIPEAHDPDAVAEAQGLGETLRSRDRKGRTDFRRLTTVTIDGETARDFDDAITLEPLAGGNARLGVHIADVSHYVADGSALDRSAAERGTSVYFPDRAVHMFPPELATGLCSLKPRVDRLVQSCVMEIDRAGEVVGYEIHDGIIHSNARMTYTDVDALLRDPASPAGRKYADIAPFLVSLGALAAILTERRRRRGAIDFDVPVARFRRDDAGRVAAIVADERTTAHRIIEEFMLIANETVAEHLVRQEMPALFRVHERPDPAKVEAFEEFATSLGYSLAAPPDAIAPTHFQRLIERLRGKPEERPVARLMLRTMRLARYEPENHGHFGLAAASYTHFTSPIRRYPDLIVHRALRASRRPAQAVERMRRWSEALPEIARRTSELERRAEDAERELVHWQMVRFMADKVGGEFTGYVVGVTAFGLFVELVEQFVEGLVHVSSMADDYYRYVERHHLWQGENTGKVYRLGDRVRVRLVRVDTAHRQLDLALTDVLNAVRPSGPGSAARSRRPARSDRRRRGAGRKQRR
- a CDS encoding DUF4147 domain-containing protein; protein product: MLVARALSAGAVDEAIGDRIPLVVAAGKAASEMASAFVSVVPRAGERGLVASPQAGGAAGNLEWFDVGHPVPTAGSVGAGRRALALAGGLGPDEVLVLLLSGGASAGLAVPIAGLTLEDKSAVTDVLLRAGVAIDGLNCVRKHLSAIKGGRLAVAAGGRVVTLAISDVVDPQPDDPAVIGSGPTTPDSTTFAEALSICRAAGGAGTLPRGALEALERGVRGELEESPKPGDARFAGARYHLIGSRRDAVEGAVRRARELGFSVTVIDEPVTGEARRAAEGYVRSIARLAHEQPRPLCIVSAGETTVQVKGPGRGGRNQEFALAAAFHLARRFPDAVVASVGTDGIDGPTDAAGALVDTSTPGRAAERGLHRPEHYLAANDSYTFFEALGDLIYTGPTDTNVGDLQVALIG
- the gatB gene encoding Asp-tRNA(Asn)/Glu-tRNA(Gln) amidotransferase subunit GatB, giving the protein MLFEPVIGLEVHAQLLTETKIFCGCSTAFGAPPNSQVCPVCLGLPGALPVLNQRAVEHAVRTAAALDCTVHRASVFARKNYFYPDLPKGYQISQYEEPLATDGHVEYLDDGAARRVRIMRVHMEEDAGKSIHDGLPDSGAKTYLDFNRSGVPLVEIVTEPDLRAPSEAARFFQRLRGILLAAGVNDGNMEEGSLRCDANVSVRPRGAEALGVKVEIKNLNSFRFLERALDYEVRRQSALLESGGTVVQETRLWDVARGRTVSMRSKEEAHDYRYFPDPDLPPLVLDPDWVASVREELPELPEARKQRLMADHGLPESHAALLADDPDLSSFFEAAAAAAGNAKAAANWIMGAVAQRMKTLGVGIAATNVTPAALGALIRLVDGGTISNSVARDVFEKMAATGRPPEAIVEAEGLSQIGDVGELEAAVRRALSEHPAAVGKYRAGKKGALGFLVGQVMRATRGQANPRVVNRLLEEALGTGEE
- the pckA gene encoding phosphoenolpyruvate carboxykinase (ATP); the encoded protein is MPEAPPQVKPSSILDIARPRHLHWNLGTAALYEEAVRQGEGSIAESGPLVCLTTPHTGRSPNDKFLVDEPSTTADVWWGKVNRPIDAVRFDALHDEVVSALDDKVLYVQDCFAGADPAYRLPVRIITERAWHSLFARTMFLEQPAGTPGGGHAPEFTVIDIPSMAADPARHGTNSGTFILLNFARRLVLIGGTSYAGEIKKSIFTVMNYLLPLRDVMPMHCSANIGASGDTALFFGLSGTGKTTLSSDPARRLIGDDEHGWSDRGIFNFEGGCYAKMIRLSEEAEPQIYGTTRRFGTVLENVVLDPATRAMDLDDDTLTENTRGAYPISFIDNWVPSGQGDHPANVVMLTCDAFGVLPPISRLTPAGAMYHFLSGYTAKVAGTEKGVTEPKATFSTCFGAPFMVHHPTVYAKLLGRRIAARGARVWLVNTGWSGGAYGVGSRMKIGHTRAMIGAALSGALDDVPYAPDPIFNVEVPTAVPNVPADSLHPRASWSDGAAYDAQAGRLAGMFAENFKAFEAEADEDVRRAGPSV
- a CDS encoding sigma-70 family RNA polymerase sigma factor, producing the protein MAVTHVAPAVREERAAVDSQIAEAVCALLIRGDRLAAGERFAEIVERHQRRATRIAYYYLRDPAEVDEAVQDAFLKAFVNIRSFRERLYFELWFTRILVNGCLDRLKSRARRNRWIVSAGENDAGREWRDDLDRRAALEPSPEATLLQAERRAELMAAVDRLPDRQRAVVVLSQFEGHATRDVAAMLDLTEATVRVHLFRAIRSLRRILGTEHWFQEKQAEEAGHA